The Pontibacter pudoricolor genome contains a region encoding:
- a CDS encoding class I fructose-bisphosphate aldolase, whose translation MNYDNIVSLLGSEGENLLQYESKTISKEQLHAPGPDFVDRIFAQSNRSPQVLRSLQQLFDHGRLGGTGYLSILPVDQGIEHTAGASFAPNPIYFDPENIIKLAMEGGCNAVATTFGNLAMMSRKYAHRIPFIVKINHNELLTYPNKFDQIMFGSVDEAWNLGAAAVGATIYFGSEESSRQIIEVAEAFERAHQLGMATILWCYARNNAFKKDGVDYHVAADITAQANHLGVTIQADIIKQKLPENNGGFTAINFAKSHKAMYDKLTTDNPIDLARYQVANCYMGRAGLINSGGESKGESDLADAVRTAVINKRAGGMGLISGRKAFQKDMKVGVELLNAIQDVYLSNEITLA comes from the coding sequence ATGAATTACGATAACATCGTTTCTTTACTTGGTTCTGAAGGAGAAAATCTGCTTCAGTATGAAAGCAAAACTATTTCTAAAGAGCAGCTGCACGCGCCGGGCCCGGACTTCGTGGACAGAATCTTTGCTCAGAGCAACCGTAGCCCACAAGTGCTGCGCAGCTTACAGCAATTATTCGACCATGGCCGTTTAGGGGGCACAGGTTACCTGTCTATTTTGCCGGTTGACCAGGGCATTGAGCACACTGCCGGTGCATCGTTCGCACCAAACCCTATTTATTTCGACCCGGAGAACATCATTAAACTGGCTATGGAAGGTGGTTGCAACGCGGTTGCCACCACATTCGGTAACTTGGCCATGATGTCTAGAAAATATGCACACCGTATTCCGTTCATCGTTAAGATCAACCACAACGAACTGCTGACTTACCCTAACAAGTTCGATCAGATCATGTTCGGTTCTGTGGATGAGGCCTGGAACTTAGGTGCTGCTGCTGTTGGAGCAACCATCTATTTCGGTTCCGAGGAGTCTTCTCGCCAGATCATTGAAGTAGCTGAAGCTTTTGAAAGAGCGCACCAGTTAGGTATGGCAACTATACTTTGGTGCTATGCGCGTAACAATGCCTTCAAAAAAGACGGTGTAGATTACCACGTAGCAGCTGATATTACCGCACAGGCAAACCACCTGGGTGTAACAATTCAGGCTGATATCATCAAGCAGAAACTTCCGGAAAACAACGGTGGCTTTACGGCTATCAACTTTGCGAAGTCTCATAAGGCGATGTACGATAAACTGACTACTGATAACCCGATTGATTTAGCGCGTTACCAGGTAGCAAACTGTTATATGGGCCGTGCCGGTCTTATCAACTCTGGTGGCGAATCTAAAGGCGAGTCTGACCTGGCAGATGCAGTGCGTACAGCTGTAATTAACAAGCGTGCGGGCGGTATGGGCCTTATCTCAGGTCGTAAAGCATTCCAGAAGGATATGAAAGTTGGCGTTGAGTTACTGAACGCTATACAGGACGTATACCTGAGCAATGAGATTACATTAGCGTAA
- the accD gene encoding acetyl-CoA carboxylase, carboxyltransferase subunit beta, with translation MPWFKRVEKGIHTPTEEKKETPDGLWYKCPSCKAVTSMAEHRKNLNTCVKCNHHERIGSKEYFAILFDNNEFTELDENLTSGDPLDFVDSKPYPNRIVATQKSTGLKDAVRSAYGKMNGQEITIACMDFNFIGGSMGSVVGEKIARAIDHARKTRTPFMMISKSGGARMMEAGFSLMQMAKTSAKLALLSEEGLPYISMLTDPTTGGVTASYAMLGDFNIAEPGALIGFAGPRVIKETIGKDLPKGFQSAEFVLEHGFLDFIVDRKELKRQLTDLLSMIYVKEANPTPDKTRKTTKAS, from the coding sequence ATGCCTTGGTTTAAAAGAGTAGAAAAAGGAATTCATACTCCTACTGAAGAGAAGAAAGAAACACCGGACGGGTTATGGTATAAGTGCCCTAGCTGCAAAGCTGTAACAAGCATGGCAGAGCACCGAAAAAACTTAAATACCTGCGTTAAGTGTAATCATCACGAGCGCATCGGTTCTAAAGAATACTTTGCTATACTTTTTGATAACAACGAGTTTACAGAACTGGATGAGAACCTGACATCCGGTGATCCGCTGGACTTTGTGGACTCTAAGCCTTACCCGAACCGTATAGTTGCTACCCAAAAATCCACTGGTCTGAAAGACGCGGTGCGCAGCGCTTACGGTAAAATGAACGGCCAGGAGATTACGATTGCCTGCATGGACTTCAATTTTATTGGTGGCTCTATGGGGTCGGTGGTAGGAGAGAAGATTGCCCGCGCCATTGACCACGCCCGCAAAACACGCACGCCGTTTATGATGATCTCTAAATCGGGTGGCGCGCGTATGATGGAAGCCGGCTTCTCGCTGATGCAGATGGCCAAAACATCTGCTAAACTGGCGTTGCTGTCGGAGGAGGGCCTGCCTTATATTTCGATGCTTACTGACCCTACCACAGGTGGTGTAACGGCATCTTATGCCATGCTGGGCGATTTTAATATTGCTGAGCCGGGTGCGCTTATCGGGTTTGCCGGTCCGCGTGTAATTAAAGAAACGATTGGCAAAGACCTGCCGAAAGGTTTCCAGAGTGCTGAATTTGTACTGGAGCACGGTTTCCTTGATTTTATAGTTGATCGCAAAGAGCTGAAGCGACAACTAACAGACCTGCTAAGCATGATTTATGTGAAGGAAGCCAACCCCACACCGGATAAAACCCGCAAAACAACCAAAGCATCTTAA
- a CDS encoding OmpA family protein, with product MNKTTKGGIIGAGSGAVIGGVIGNKMGNTAAGAIIGAAVGGATGAVIGRRMDKQAEELEKSMENANVERVGEAIRINFDSGILFATNSAELSASAKQDIAKLAQTLKEYEGTNVIIEGHTDNTGSYELNQKLSERRAQSVLNYAKSVGVDGSRLQAKGYSYDQPIADNSTVAGRSQNRRVEIIIIANEEMKKAAESGQIK from the coding sequence ATGAATAAAACTACCAAAGGCGGTATTATAGGTGCTGGCTCTGGTGCTGTTATTGGTGGCGTAATCGGTAACAAAATGGGTAACACTGCTGCCGGCGCTATTATTGGTGCTGCAGTAGGTGGTGCAACAGGTGCCGTTATTGGTCGCCGTATGGACAAGCAGGCCGAAGAGCTTGAGAAGAGCATGGAAAATGCAAACGTAGAGCGTGTAGGCGAGGCTATCCGTATCAATTTCGATTCTGGTATTTTGTTCGCAACTAACTCTGCCGAACTAAGCGCATCGGCCAAGCAGGACATCGCTAAACTGGCTCAGACGTTAAAAGAGTACGAAGGAACCAACGTAATTATAGAAGGCCACACTGACAACACTGGTAGCTACGAACTGAACCAGAAGTTATCAGAGCGCCGTGCGCAGTCTGTGTTAAACTATGCTAAGAGCGTAGGTGTTGACGGATCGCGTTTACAGGCCAAAGGTTATAGCTATGATCAGCCTATTGCTGATAACAGCACAGTTGCAGGCCGTAGCCAGAACCGTCGTGTGGAGATCATCATCATTGCAAACGAAGAAATGAAAAAAGCTGCTGAGAGCGGCCAGATAAAGTAA
- a CDS encoding OmpA family protein, whose amino-acid sequence MKSIRIYLSILVIFSLMFSSCASKTGSTSDTTTEKKGMSKTAKGGIIGAASGAVVGGVIGRATGNTAAGAIIGAAVGGTTGALIGRHMDKQAAELQRDLENAKVERVGEGIKITFNSGILFATNSDALQSNAQTEISQLAATLKKYEDTNILIEGHTDNTGTRELNQRLSERRAESVASYLSGQGVSRNRMTTKGYAFDQPIADNSTAAGRQQNRRVEIAIFANEKMKKAAERGEL is encoded by the coding sequence ATGAAAAGTATCAGAATTTATTTATCCATTTTAGTGATTTTTAGTTTAATGTTTTCGTCATGTGCCAGTAAAACAGGCAGCACAAGCGATACAACCACTGAAAAAAAAGGAATGAGCAAAACCGCTAAAGGCGGTATTATTGGTGCCGCTAGTGGTGCCGTAGTAGGCGGTGTAATTGGCAGAGCTACCGGTAACACTGCTGCCGGCGCTATTATTGGTGCTGCGGTGGGTGGTACAACGGGCGCGCTTATTGGCCGACACATGGACAAGCAGGCGGCAGAGCTACAAAGAGACCTGGAAAATGCCAAGGTAGAGCGCGTTGGTGAAGGTATCAAGATCACGTTTAACTCTGGTATCCTGTTCGCTACAAACTCGGATGCGTTACAGTCTAATGCACAGACAGAGATCTCGCAACTGGCTGCTACCCTTAAAAAGTACGAAGACACTAACATTCTGATTGAAGGCCATACCGACAACACAGGTACACGCGAACTAAACCAGCGCCTGTCTGAACGTCGTGCTGAGTCTGTAGCCAGTTATTTATCGGGCCAGGGTGTTAGCCGCAACCGTATGACAACCAAGGGGTATGCCTTTGACCAGCCAATTGCTGATAACAGCACTGCAGCAGGTCGCCAGCAGAACCGCCGTGTGGAGATTGCCATTTTTGCGAACGAGAAAATGAAAAAAGCTGCTGAACGTGGCGAACTATAG
- a CDS encoding DUF2238 domain-containing protein gives MTITTRQTIVQKPFRRQPLHMAYISMFLLFWLYSALSTPDLTNWLTENILTLSLLIFLVAFYNLFRFSDTSYSLIFLFLVLHVFGSQYQYTENPLGEWLQHQFNQPRNNYDRLVHFGFGLLLTYPMHEVFSRGFKLNLLLSYLLPVELVLSLGALYELIEWAVADLLYRGTEQGMDFLGMQGDIWDSQKDIGLGFSGSIVAISVTFLARKVRK, from the coding sequence ATGACCATAACTACCAGGCAGACTATCGTTCAGAAGCCTTTCCGGAGGCAGCCACTACACATGGCCTACATCAGTATGTTCCTGCTTTTCTGGCTTTACTCTGCCCTCTCCACCCCTGACCTCACCAACTGGCTTACCGAAAATATTCTTACTTTATCGCTGCTGATATTCTTAGTGGCTTTCTATAATTTATTCCGGTTTTCAGATACCAGCTATAGTTTGATCTTCCTGTTTTTGGTGTTGCACGTGTTTGGCAGCCAGTACCAGTACACCGAAAATCCGTTGGGAGAATGGCTTCAGCACCAGTTTAACCAACCCCGCAACAACTACGACCGCCTGGTACACTTTGGGTTTGGTTTACTGCTTACCTACCCCATGCACGAAGTCTTCTCGCGCGGTTTTAAGCTCAATCTTCTTTTAAGTTACCTGTTACCGGTAGAGTTAGTGTTATCGTTAGGGGCGTTGTATGAACTTATCGAGTGGGCTGTTGCTGATCTGCTTTACCGCGGCACAGAACAAGGCATGGATTTCCTGGGGATGCAAGGCGACATCTGGGATTCACAGAAAGACATTGGGTTAGGTTTTTCAGGAAGTATTGTCGCGATTAGTGTTACGTTTTTGGCTCGTAAGGTCAGGAAGTAG